A genomic region of Devosia ginsengisoli contains the following coding sequences:
- a CDS encoding ATP-dependent DNA helicase: MPVWSPQQDAALKAVSDWLKDRNGPQVFRLFGWAGTGKSTLAVHLAQDVRSVKYAAFTGKAALVMRKRGCKGAQTIHSLIYTLVSEKEGEPRFVLDDESPAADADLIVIDEVSMVDEQLGKDLLSFGVKVLVLGDPFQLPPVQGAGFFTADEPDIMLTEIHRQAADNPIIHLSMQVREGGFLERGTYGDSIVVGRDNVDRNAVLEADQVLVGRNKTRLQYNDRLRELKGLPFHEPVEGDRMVCLRNNPRKKLLNGQIWIVTEVTKRTNGKYSLLLGADEGKGEARVLTHKAFFSGEEDTMSWPERRQFDEFTFGYCLTVHKAQGSQWDNVYLFDESFVFREERARWLYTGITRAAEKITVVS; this comes from the coding sequence ATGCCGGTCTGGTCGCCCCAGCAGGATGCGGCACTCAAGGCTGTGTCCGATTGGCTCAAGGACCGGAACGGCCCGCAGGTCTTCCGCCTGTTCGGCTGGGCCGGCACCGGCAAGTCGACGCTCGCCGTGCATCTGGCGCAGGATGTGCGGTCGGTCAAATATGCCGCCTTTACCGGCAAGGCGGCGCTGGTCATGCGCAAGCGCGGCTGCAAGGGCGCCCAGACCATCCACAGCCTGATCTATACTCTGGTCAGCGAAAAGGAGGGCGAGCCGCGCTTCGTGCTCGATGATGAAAGCCCGGCCGCCGATGCCGATCTCATCGTCATCGACGAAGTCTCGATGGTCGATGAGCAATTGGGCAAGGACCTGCTCAGCTTCGGGGTCAAGGTGCTGGTGCTGGGCGATCCGTTCCAGCTGCCGCCGGTGCAGGGCGCCGGCTTCTTCACCGCCGACGAGCCCGATATCATGCTCACCGAAATCCACCGGCAGGCGGCCGACAATCCCATCATCCACCTCTCCATGCAGGTGCGCGAGGGCGGCTTTCTCGAGCGCGGTACCTATGGCGATTCCATCGTGGTGGGCCGCGACAATGTCGATCGCAATGCTGTGCTGGAGGCCGACCAGGTGCTGGTGGGCCGCAACAAGACGCGCCTGCAATACAATGACCGCCTGCGTGAGCTGAAAGGCCTACCCTTCCACGAGCCGGTCGAGGGCGACCGCATGGTGTGCCTCAGGAACAATCCGCGCAAGAAGCTGCTCAACGGGCAGATCTGGATTGTCACCGAAGTGACCAAGCGGACCAATGGCAAATATTCGCTGCTGCTGGGCGCCGACGAGGGCAAGGGCGAGGCGCGGGTGCTGACGCACAAGGCCTTCTTCTCGGGCGAGGAAGATACGATGAGCTGGCCCGAGCGCCGCCAGTTTGACGAGTTCACCTTCGGCTACTGCCTCACCGTCCACAAGGCGCAGGGCAGCCAGTGGGACAATGTCTATCTGTTCGACGAGAGCTTCGTGTTCCGCGAGGAGCGGGCGCGCTGGCTCTATACCGGCATTACCCGCGCCGCCGAAAAGATCACCGTCGTGTCCTGA